One segment of Meriones unguiculatus strain TT.TT164.6M chromosome X, Bangor_MerUng_6.1, whole genome shotgun sequence DNA contains the following:
- the LOC110542807 gene encoding nuclear RNA export factor 2-like: MWSSPDEKLENRSSMFFRKNTKSDMRKQCNLSYKKSSYHAEYNMNNNRGFRGRKRGASYRWHKFHRKNDHFEDSGAPYGTMLKRRRRRSNEDQLFPSVWEYRQPKKSEIDRSAHNESRRSWFKVTIPSGRKYDKTWLMKSIQNLCSVPFIPVDFHYDRNRARFFVQDARTATALKDVSHRICDKMSRKISIFVSPSVVPYSVQNKFTSKQMEQIKVAMMKRYDASQKALNLEKLRFDQELMDNGIDMMLNRRTCMAATLLIIQSNLPELVSLNLCNNKLYQLDGLSDIVEKAPQVKILNLSGNKLKTILELEKVKELKLEELWLEGNPFCNKYSDKSDYISAVQNLFPKLLCLDGNELITPKKMKNEVPQASKDTCKGSELTKNLILQFLKEYYLFYDSGDRLSLLDAYHDEACFSLAVPFNFSDPHLNNLEEYFKHNRDIKKLKDSYMRLRLLKHTKQDIVESLRLLPKTQHDLCSFWVDLCFSTKMMLCFSVNGLFKEVEGKYQGCVRAFTRTFIATPSRNSRICIMNDELIVRNASPREIENAFNSSPAPNSSLKSPLSEEQQEMVKSFSEQSGMKLNWSQKCLEDNGWDYTKAGEIFTILQNEGKIPKEFFK; this comes from the exons ATGTGGTCCTCTCCAGACGAGAAACTGGAAAACAG GTCTTCCATGTTTTTTCGGAAGAATACTAAATCTGATATGCGGAAACAATGTAATCTATCATACAAGAAATCATCCTATCATGCAG AATACAACATGAATAACAACCGTGGTTTTCGAGGAAGAAAGAGAGGTGCAAGCTATCGCTGGCATAAATTTCATAGGAAGAACGATCATTTTGAGGATTCTGG tGCTCCTTATGGCACAATGCTGAAAAGGAGAAGACGACGCAGTAATGAAGACCAactttttccttctgtgtggGAATATAGACAACCGAAGAAGAGTGAAATAGATCGGTCTGCTCACAATGAAAGCCGGAGGAGCTGGTTCAAGGTCACA ATTCCAAGTGGAAGAAAGTATGACAAGACATGGTTAATGAAGTCAATCCAGAACCTCTGCAGTGTGCCCTTCATCCCTGTGGAT TTCCACTATGACAGAAACCGGGCCCGGTTCTTTGTTCAGGATGCTCGGACTGCCACTGCATTGAAGGATGTCAGCCACAGGATTTGTGATAAGATGAGCCGAAAG ATATCTATCTTTGTCAGTCCTTCTGTTGTACCCTACTCTGTGCAGAATAAGTTTACATCAAAACAAATGGAACAGATAAAG GTTGCTATGATGAAACGATATGATGCTTCCCAAAAAGCTCTGAACCTTGAGAAATTGCGCTTTGACCAAG AGTTAATGGACAATGGTATTGACATGATGCTGAATCGAAGAACCTGCATGGCTGCCACACTACTGATCATTCAAAGCAATCTCCCTGAA ctggtgtccttgaacttgtgCAACAACAAATTGTACCAGCTGGATGGGCTGTCTGACATAGTAGAGAAGGCCCCTCAAGTTAAGATTCTGAACCTCTCTGGAAATAAA CTGAAGACAATTTTGGAGTTGGAGAAGGTGAAAGAATTAAAACTGGAAGAGCTGTGGCTAGAAGGGAATCCCTTCTGCAACAAGTACTCGGATAAATCTGACTATATAAG TGCTGTACAGAACCTATTTCCCAAGTTGTTGTGCCTG GATGGCAATGAGCTAATAACACCAAAAAAGATGAAGAACGAAGTCCCCCAGGCAAGCAAG GATACCTGTAAAGGATCTGAACTCACAAAAAATCTAATTCTACAGTTTCTGAAGGA ATACTACTTGTTTTATGACAGTGGAGATCGACTCAGTCTCCTTGATGCTTACCATGATGAGGCCTGCTTCTCCCTCGCCGTTCCTTTCAACTTCAGCGACCCACACCT GAACAACTTGGAGGAGTATTTCAAACATAACAGAGatataaagaagctgaaagactCAT ACATGAGACTGCGGTTGCTGAAGCACACAAAACAAGACATTGTGGAGTCTCTTAGGTTGTTACCCAAAACTCAACATGATTTATGCTCTTTCTGGGTGGACTTGTGTTTCAGCACG AAAATGATGCTCTGTTTTTCTGTCAATGGACTGTTCAAGGAAG TGGAAGGAAAATATCAAGGTTGTGTTCGTGCTTTCACCAGGACCTTCATTGCTACCCCttccagaaattcaag AATATGCATTATGAATGATGAGCTGATTGTGAGGAATGCCAGCCCCCGAGAAATAGAGAATGCCTTCAATTCATCACCTGCACCCAATTCTTCTCTCAAGTCTCCCCTCTCTGAAGAGCAGCAGGAAATGGTGAAATCTTTCTCTGAGCAGTCTGGGATGAAACTTAATTGGTCTCAGAA GTGCCTTGAAGATAACGGGTGGGACTACACCAAAGCTGGTGAGATCTTTACTATTCTCCAG AATGAAGGCAAAATTCCAAAGGAATTCTTCAAATAA